Genomic segment of Candidatus Baltobacteraceae bacterium:
TCGTCGATGCGCCCGACTCGCCGCCGATCGCGGTGCCCAAGAAGAGCGCTTTCGAATCGGAGTTCTTGATGCTGGCACCCACGACGCCGGCAGCGATCGTTTCGAACGGAAAGCCGTTGCGAGATCCGTAGCCTTTGAGATCGTTGGAGACCCACGTGATCGTCGGCTTGGGAAAACCGGTCGGTGCGCACGATATCAACTCGGCGTTGGTGCTGACTTTCGACCAGCCGTGATTCCATATCACAAAAGGATCGTTACTACTGTAGGTATTGGTGCCTTCCAAGATGATGCCGCCGAGCACTTGCGGGCCATTGGGATTGCCCTTGCCGGGGTCGTTCTCGCACTGATCCTCCAGATCGTTGGGCGCCCACGAAAGGCGCGGCAGAACCCAGACCGTGCCGGCGTGCGCCTCGTCGAAAAGCTGCTGCAGCCGATCGACGAGCGAGTGAACCATCGGCGCGATGCTGTTGTCGCCGCCGGGCGCCACAATATAGAAGGTAGAGGCCGACGCGGCGAGCTCGTTATCGGCGTTGGCGGGAGCCTGAACGCCCAGCAGTAGAGCGAGGGCCAAAATCCCAGCACTCAAGCGAAGAAAGGGAGCCATCGGCGCCTTCTTTTCTAGACGAATTCTACGAATGCATCCCGATTGCGGTTGAAATACGACAGCGCAACCAGGAGCAGCACGACTCCGAAGGCGCCCGCGAAGAGCAGATCTTGCCATCTTGGGGGCGTTCCGAAGTAGAAGACGTGCTGATAGCCCGAGATCATTGCCGCGATCGGGCTGAACTTCACCATCCACTGAAGGTTCACTGGTACTCTTGCCCGCTCGTAAAAAATCGGCGTGAGAAAGACGAAGGCCATGAGCAAGTAGGTAACGATCTGCTGGAAATCGCGATAGAAGACGTTGAGCGTTGCTGCCAGGAGCGCGAAGCCCAGCGTAATGCACAACTGAATAACGAGTAGCAACGGCAAAAAAGCCAGTGCCCAGACGACGTTTATGCCAATCGCCAGACTGACGAAGAACAGCAGCACAATTGTGATGAGAAAATTCAAGCCGTTTGAGAGCACGGGCACGATAACCAGCAACTCCGTTGGCAAAAGTGTCTTTCCGACGAAGGATCGACCGTCGATAATCGATGTTACCGCTTGCGATATCGCGCTCGAGACCCATAACCATGGGATCATACCGCTCAGAAGAAAGAGAGGATAGGCGTGGACGCCCGAGTTGAGATAAACGGAAAACACCAGCGTGTACACGGCCATGAAGAGCAGCGGGTTGAGGAGGGTCCAGGCGAAGCCCAACACCGAGCCGCGATAGCGTAGAACGAGATCGCGCCAGACGAGCTCATAGAGGAGCCAGCG
This window contains:
- a CDS encoding ABC transporter permease, with amino-acid sequence MLEALRKVYRFRWLLYELVWRDLVLRYRGSVLGFAWTLLNPLLFMAVYTLVFSVYLNSGVHAYPLFLLSGMIPWLWVSSAISQAVTSIIDGRSFVGKTLLPTELLVIVPVLSNGLNFLITIVLLFFVSLAIGINVVWALAFLPLLLVIQLCITLGFALLAATLNVFYRDFQQIVTYLLMAFVFLTPIFYERARVPVNLQWMVKFSPIAAMISGYQHVFYFGTPPRWQDLLFAGAFGVVLLLVALSYFNRNRDAFVEFV